One genomic segment of Theobroma cacao cultivar B97-61/B2 chromosome 6, Criollo_cocoa_genome_V2, whole genome shotgun sequence includes these proteins:
- the LOC18597150 gene encoding uncharacterized protein LOC18597150 isoform X2, with protein sequence MSLCENVQSTEVGSRGHQTAPPVASDGRSKPDDDVEWEAEEEVEDEEDEEEDVDFNPFLKETPSPEASSSLSSEIEGLDGDIVDSRADTHVTKDVNPSKINAKVQNSDVGDSEHGEEETVMQSTASPELQNTIPLKHDKRKTGSSSQSEREKESQSSTVKDSMVGDLSNATHSQKPVIHLDDAEDDAVCRRTRARYSLASFTLDELEAFLQETDDEDDVQNVDDEEEYRKFLAAVLQGGDVDHQSTQGNENVDDEDEDNDADFEIELEEALESDYDEAALEKTQAEEYQRAGRRPETRQNRRQKASAQYERKLLEQTKRPLRPLLPILPNGPIAPIPTLNGKTCMPETYRSCLPSAAVDGCINGFTPYQIGQLHCLIHEHVQLLIQIFSLCVLDPSRQHIASQLQRLIFEMLHKRDEGVACKSKLYPDTCFKPPYVSSSVPNEVPLLCPTQSTPKTSTFNANGACFSPNTQMPDAQNIFSPSGRYEHVSSGQLRFSWVPSLNSPGLSILDIAPLNLVGRYMDDVYSAVQEHRQRHLENSCATQYEKEPLFPLPCFPSEVEANNEALRGSALPAGSTVPSSVCQPPPKKTLAATLVEKTKKQSVAVVPKDITKLAQRFFPLFNPVLFPHKPPPVAVANRVLFTDAEDELLALGIMEYNSDWKAIQQRYLPCKSKHQIFVRQKNRCSSKAPENPIKAVRRMKTSPLTAEELQGIQEGLKVYKLDWMSVWKFIVPHRDPSLLPRQWRIALGTQKSYKQDATKKEKRRLYESERRKRKAALTNWQHVSDKEDCQAEYTGGENCSGDDDIDNVDESYVHEGFLADWRPEEGTHVTEQSNNYVSAVIRPLTGHMQGSPHALNQSQHPYATSHHASNALQPTHPVPNMIWNASKSQIYLRPYRSRKSNNLRLVKLAPDLPPVNLPPSVRVISESALKTNQCGAYTKVSATGDGVVAAGIGNTVSPFSHSAKALANKRHKSNPTRANITSSLSEESGVVKNKSVAEERSTHTDLQMHPLLFQAPEDGQVPYYPLNCGTGASSSFSFFSGNQPQLNLSLFYNPQQTNHSVESLTRSLKMKDSVSISCGIDFHPLLQRTDDTNSELVTECSTASLSVNLDGKSVALCNPSNAVQMKSVAQCSPFATRSRPSSPNEKANELDLEIHLSSLSTKENAALSGDAATHHKNSAVSLLNSQNSAETRDTTHSSGNKFVSGARASTIPSKTTGRYMDDTSDQSHLEIVMEQEELSDSDEEFEEHVEFECEEMADSEGEGSGCEQVSEMQDKEAEGSTTRKTVTDEDFNNQQQELSARCNSQGNICVPEKGTPPFLKLGLTCPRKDASSSWLSLDSSASGRTSRSKPKNEVSTISKGPPTKTLASYRLNRPLKHATPSTRKVTVQEHAIDMAEQLSLGPLSVPTLRKPRKRRANTIANTGSSLGNPKNDAKDSG encoded by the exons aTGTCCTTGTGTGAGAATGTACAATCAACTGAAGTTGGGAGCCGAGGTCATCAAACTGCACCTCCTGTTGCAAGTGATGGTCGCTCAAAACCTGATGATGATGTGGAGTGGGAGGCAGAGGAAGAAGTGGAGGATGAGGAAGATGAGGAGGAAGATGTAGATTTCAATCCCTTTTTGAAGGAAACACCTTCTCCGGAAGCTTCTTCTAGTTTGAGCTCTGAAATTGAGGGCTTAGATGGTGATATTGTTGATAGTAGAGCAGATACTCATGTTACTAAAGATGTCAATCCATCAAAGATTAATGCTAAGGTGCAAAACTCTGATGTTGGAGATTCTGAGCATGGTGAGGAGGAAACTGTGATGCAAAGTACTGCCTCCCCTGAATTGCAAAATACTATTCCTTTGAAACATGATAAGAGGAAAACCGGATCTAGTTCTCaatcagaaagagaaaaggaaagtcAGTCAAGCACTGTAAAGGATAGTATGGTAGGAGACTTGAGTAATGCTACACATTCCCAGAAGCCTGTAATCCATTTGGATGATGCTGAAGATGACGCTGTCTGTAGGCGTACCCGGGCTCGTTATTCACTTGCCAGTTTCACACTTGATGAACTTGAGGCTTTTCTTCAGGAAACAGATGATGAGGATGATGTTCAAAATgttgatgatgaagaagagtATAGGAAATTTCTTGCAGCTGTTTTGCAAGGTGGGGATGTTGATCACCAGTCCACTCAGGGAAATGAAAATGTCGACGATGAAGATGAGGACAATGATGCAGATTTCGAAATAGAGCTTGAAGAGGCACTTGAGAGTGATTATGATGAAGCTGCATTGGAAAAGACACAGGCAGAGGAATATCAAAGAGCTGGACGGCGGCCAGAGACAAGGCAGAATAGACGGCAAAAAGCTTCTGCCCAATATGAAAGAAAGCTTTTAGAGCAGACTAAGAGGCCATTGCGTCCCCTCTTACCAATTTTGCCTAATGGGCCAATCGCACCCATTCCTACTCTTAATGGGAAAACTTGCATGCCTGAGACTTACCGGAGTTGTCTGCCCTCTGCTGCAGTAGATGGTTGCATCAATGGATTCACTCCGTATCAAATAGGCCAGTTGCATTGCTTGATACATGAGCATGTTCAGCttcttattcaaattttttctctttgtgtGCTTGATCCTTCTCGGCAGCACATCGCATCTCAACTTCAGAGATTGATTTTTGAGATGCTTCACAAACGAGATGAAGGAGTAGCTTGTAAAAGTAAGCTGTATCCTGATACTTGCTTCAAGCCCCCATATGTCTCTTCATCAGTGCCAAATGAGGTCCCCCTTTTGTGCCCTACACAGAGCACTCCGAAAACATCTACATTTAATGCTAATGGAGCCTGTTTTTCTCCAAATACTCAGATGCCTGATGCTCAAAATATTTTCAGTCCTAGCGGAAGATATGAACATGTTTCTAGTGGGCAGTTGAGGTTTTCATGGGTGCCTTCTTTAAACAGCCCAGGGTTATCCATTCTTGATATTGCTCCGCTTAATTTAGTTGGAAGATATATGGATGACGTTTATTCTG CTGTCCAGGAGCATCGACAACGTCACTTGGAGAATAGTTGTGCTACTCAATATGAAAAGGAGCCTCTGTTCCCTCTTCCTTGTTTTCCATCTGAGGTGGAAGCTAATAATGAAGCACTGAGAGGCAGTGCTCTACCAGCTGGCTCTACAGTACCATCATCAGTCTGTCAACCACCACCTAAGAAGACATTGGCTGCTACTCTTGTTGAGAAAACCAAAAAGCAGTCAGTTGCAGTAGTCCCTAAGGATATTACCAAGTTAGCACAGagattttttcctttgttcaaTCCAGTGTTATTTCCACATAAGCCTCCTCCTGTAGCAGTCGCAAATCGGGTTCTTTTTACCGATGCAGAGGATGA ATTACTGGCTTTGGGCATAATGGAATATAATTCAGATTGGAAAGCGATTCAGCAACGCTATCTTCCTTGCAAATCTAAGCATCAG ATTTTCGTTAGGCAAAAAAATCGCTGTTCATCAAAAGCACCAGAAAATCCCATAAAG GCAGTCCGGAGAATGAAAACCTCACCTTTGACTGCGGAAGAGCTGCAAGGTATTCAGGAG GGGCTCAAGGTTTATAAACTTGACTGGATGTCTGTCTGGAAATTTATTGTCCCGCACAGAGATCCATCTTTGCTACCCCGGCAATGGCGCATAGCCCTTGGAACTCAGAAGTCATATAAACAAGATGCAACCAAGAAAGAGAAGCGACGGCTATATGAATCAGAAAGACGAAAACGTAAAGCTGCGTTGACTAATTGGCAACATGTGTCCGACAAAGAG GACTGTCAAGCTGAATATACTGGTGGAGAGAATTGCAGTGGAGATGATGACATAGATAATGTAGATGAATCTTATGttcatgaggggtttttagctGATTGGAGGCCAG AAGAGGGGACTCATGTTACAGAGCAATCAAATAACTATGTGTCTGCAGTCATTCGGCCCTTGACTGGTCATATGCAGGGATCTCCACATGCATTGAACCAATCCCAGCATCCTTACGCTACCTCTCATCATGCATCTAATGCATTGCAACCAACCCATCCTGTTCCTAATATGATATGGAATGCCTCCAAATCTCAAATATATTTACGGCCATATCGATCGCGTAAATCCAACAATCTACGCTTAGTGAAATTGGCACCAGACTTGCCCCCGGTGAATCTTCCACCATCTGTTCGTGTAATCTCGGAGTCAGCTCTGAAAACCAATCAATGTGGAGCATACACCAAGGTTTCTGCAACTGGAGATGGTGTTGTTGCTGCTGGAATAGGAAATACagtttctcctttttctcaTTCTGCTAAGGCGTTGGCcaataaaagacataaaagCAATCCAACAAGAGCAAACATCACAAGTTCTCTCTCAGAAGAATCTGGAGTTGTCAAGAACAAAAGTGTTGCGGAAGAAAGAAGTACTCATACAGATCTTCAGATGCATCCATTGCTGTTCCAGGCCCCTGAAGATGGACAAGTGCCATATTATCCATTGAATTGTGGAACTGGTGCATCCAGTTCTTTCAGTTTCTTTTCTGGAAATCAGCCCCAACTAAACCTAAGTCTCTTTTACAATCCTCAGCAAACTAACCATTCTGTTGAGAGTTTGACCAGATCTTTGAAGATGAAGGACTCTGTTTCAATATCATGTGGCATTGACTTCCACCCACTCCTGCAAAGAACTGATGATACAAATAGTGAACTGGTGACTGAATGCTCAACTGCATCTCTATCTGTTAATTTAGATGGCAAATCTGTTGCACTCTGTAATCCTTCCAATGCTGTTCAGATGAAGTCAGTGGCCCAGTGCAGCCCTTTTGCCACCAGATCTAGACCCTCTAGCCCTAATGAGAAAGCTAATGAACTAGACTTGGAGATCCATCTCAGTTCTTTATCTACAAAAGAGAATGCAGCATTAAGTGGGGATGCGGCTACACATCATAAAAACTCAGCAGTTAGTTTActaaattctcaaaattcaGCAGAAACACGAGACACTACCCATTCATCAGGCAACAAGTTTGTTTCAGGTGCCCGTGCATCAACTATACCAAGCAAAACCACTGGCAGATACATGGATGATACAAGTGATCAGTCTCATCTGGAGATTGTGATGGAACAAGAAGAGTTAAGTGACTCAGATGAAGAGTTTGAAGAACATGTGGAGTTTGAGTGTGAGGAAATGGCTGATTCTGAAGGAGAAGGTTCAGGCTGCGAGCAAGTTTCTGAGATGCAAGATAAG GAGGCCGAAGGTTCTACAACAAGAAAAACTGTGACAGatgaagattttaataatCAACAACAGGAATTAAGCGCCCGTTGTAACTCACAGGGCAATATTTGTGTTCCTGAAAAGGGAACCCCACCTTTCTTGAAACTGGGTTTGACATGTCCAAGGAAGGATGCAAGTAGTTCATGGTTGAGCTTGGATTCATCTGCATCAGGCCGTACTTCACGCTCAAAACCTAAGAATGAAGTGAGTACAATAAGCAAAGGCCCTCCTACTAAAACTTTGGCTTCATATCGTCTCAACAGACCCTTGAAGCATGCAACACCAAGCACAAGAAAAGTCACGGTGCAGGAACATGCTATAGACATGGCTGAACAACTCAGCTTGGGTCCTCTTTCTGTCCCAACATTGAGGAAACCAAGAAAACGTCGGGCTAATACAATTGCAAATACTGGTTCGAGTTTAGGAAACCCCAAAAACGATGCTAAAGACAGTGGTTAA
- the LOC18597149 gene encoding transcription factor CPC, giving the protein MGDLDRSSSGRGRRQDTKEERTDQDTKVEFSEDEEMLIARMFNLIGDRWSLIAGRIPGRTADEIEKYWTSRRSSQSTHNQR; this is encoded by the exons ATGGGAGACTTGGATCGTAGCTCTAGTGGCAGGGGTAGGAGGCAAGACACCAAAG AGGAAAGAACTGATCAGGATACTAAGGTGGAATTCTCTGAGGATGAGGAGATGCTCATTGCCAGAATGTTTAACTTGATCGGGGACAG GTGGTCTCTGATTGCTGGTAGAATCCCCGGAAGAACAGCAGATGAGATCGAGAAGTACTGGACTTCAAGACGTAGCTCACAGTCGACACACAACCAAAGATGA
- the LOC18597150 gene encoding uncharacterized protein LOC18597150 isoform X1 — translation MSLCENVQSTEVGSRGHQTAPPVASDGRSKPDDDVEWEAEEEVEDEEDEEEDVDFNPFLKETPSPEASSSLSSEIEGLDGDIVDSRADTHVTKDVNPSKINAKVQNSDVGDSEHGEEETVMQSTASPELQNTIPLKHDKRKTGSSSQSEREKESQSSTVKDSMVGDLSNATHSQKPVIHLDDAEDDAVCRRTRARYSLASFTLDELEAFLQETDDEDDVQNVDDEEEYRKFLAAVLQGGDVDHQSTQGNENVDDEDEDNDADFEIELEEALESDYDEAALEKTQAEEYQRAGRRPETRQNRRQKASAQYERKLLEQTKRPLRPLLPILPNGPIAPIPTLNGKTCMPETYRSCLPSAAVDGCINGFTPYQIGQLHCLIHEHVQLLIQIFSLCVLDPSRQHIASQLQRLIFEMLHKRDEGVACKSKLYPDTCFKPPYVSSSVPNEVPLLCPTQSTPKTSTFNANGACFSPNTQMPDAQNIFSPSGRYEHVSSGQLRFSWVPSLNSPGLSILDIAPLNLVGRYMDDVYSAVQEHRQRHLENSCATQYEKEPLFPLPCFPSEVEANNEALRGSALPAGSTVPSSVCQPPPKKTLAATLVEKTKKQSVAVVPKDITKLAQRFFPLFNPVLFPHKPPPVAVANRVLFTDAEDELLALGIMEYNSDWKAIQQRYLPCKSKHQIFVRQKNRCSSKAPENPIKAVRRMKTSPLTAEELQGIQEGLKVYKLDWMSVWKFIVPHRDPSLLPRQWRIALGTQKSYKQDATKKEKRRLYESERRKRKAALTNWQHVSDKEDCQAEYTGGENCSGDDDIDNVDESYVHEGFLADWRPGTSKLISSERPCLNIRNKNLPGDMSTEEGTHVTEQSNNYVSAVIRPLTGHMQGSPHALNQSQHPYATSHHASNALQPTHPVPNMIWNASKSQIYLRPYRSRKSNNLRLVKLAPDLPPVNLPPSVRVISESALKTNQCGAYTKVSATGDGVVAAGIGNTVSPFSHSAKALANKRHKSNPTRANITSSLSEESGVVKNKSVAEERSTHTDLQMHPLLFQAPEDGQVPYYPLNCGTGASSSFSFFSGNQPQLNLSLFYNPQQTNHSVESLTRSLKMKDSVSISCGIDFHPLLQRTDDTNSELVTECSTASLSVNLDGKSVALCNPSNAVQMKSVAQCSPFATRSRPSSPNEKANELDLEIHLSSLSTKENAALSGDAATHHKNSAVSLLNSQNSAETRDTTHSSGNKFVSGARASTIPSKTTGRYMDDTSDQSHLEIVMEQEELSDSDEEFEEHVEFECEEMADSEGEGSGCEQVSEMQDKEAEGSTTRKTVTDEDFNNQQQELSARCNSQGNICVPEKGTPPFLKLGLTCPRKDASSSWLSLDSSASGRTSRSKPKNEVSTISKGPPTKTLASYRLNRPLKHATPSTRKVTVQEHAIDMAEQLSLGPLSVPTLRKPRKRRANTIANTGSSLGNPKNDAKDSG, via the exons aTGTCCTTGTGTGAGAATGTACAATCAACTGAAGTTGGGAGCCGAGGTCATCAAACTGCACCTCCTGTTGCAAGTGATGGTCGCTCAAAACCTGATGATGATGTGGAGTGGGAGGCAGAGGAAGAAGTGGAGGATGAGGAAGATGAGGAGGAAGATGTAGATTTCAATCCCTTTTTGAAGGAAACACCTTCTCCGGAAGCTTCTTCTAGTTTGAGCTCTGAAATTGAGGGCTTAGATGGTGATATTGTTGATAGTAGAGCAGATACTCATGTTACTAAAGATGTCAATCCATCAAAGATTAATGCTAAGGTGCAAAACTCTGATGTTGGAGATTCTGAGCATGGTGAGGAGGAAACTGTGATGCAAAGTACTGCCTCCCCTGAATTGCAAAATACTATTCCTTTGAAACATGATAAGAGGAAAACCGGATCTAGTTCTCaatcagaaagagaaaaggaaagtcAGTCAAGCACTGTAAAGGATAGTATGGTAGGAGACTTGAGTAATGCTACACATTCCCAGAAGCCTGTAATCCATTTGGATGATGCTGAAGATGACGCTGTCTGTAGGCGTACCCGGGCTCGTTATTCACTTGCCAGTTTCACACTTGATGAACTTGAGGCTTTTCTTCAGGAAACAGATGATGAGGATGATGTTCAAAATgttgatgatgaagaagagtATAGGAAATTTCTTGCAGCTGTTTTGCAAGGTGGGGATGTTGATCACCAGTCCACTCAGGGAAATGAAAATGTCGACGATGAAGATGAGGACAATGATGCAGATTTCGAAATAGAGCTTGAAGAGGCACTTGAGAGTGATTATGATGAAGCTGCATTGGAAAAGACACAGGCAGAGGAATATCAAAGAGCTGGACGGCGGCCAGAGACAAGGCAGAATAGACGGCAAAAAGCTTCTGCCCAATATGAAAGAAAGCTTTTAGAGCAGACTAAGAGGCCATTGCGTCCCCTCTTACCAATTTTGCCTAATGGGCCAATCGCACCCATTCCTACTCTTAATGGGAAAACTTGCATGCCTGAGACTTACCGGAGTTGTCTGCCCTCTGCTGCAGTAGATGGTTGCATCAATGGATTCACTCCGTATCAAATAGGCCAGTTGCATTGCTTGATACATGAGCATGTTCAGCttcttattcaaattttttctctttgtgtGCTTGATCCTTCTCGGCAGCACATCGCATCTCAACTTCAGAGATTGATTTTTGAGATGCTTCACAAACGAGATGAAGGAGTAGCTTGTAAAAGTAAGCTGTATCCTGATACTTGCTTCAAGCCCCCATATGTCTCTTCATCAGTGCCAAATGAGGTCCCCCTTTTGTGCCCTACACAGAGCACTCCGAAAACATCTACATTTAATGCTAATGGAGCCTGTTTTTCTCCAAATACTCAGATGCCTGATGCTCAAAATATTTTCAGTCCTAGCGGAAGATATGAACATGTTTCTAGTGGGCAGTTGAGGTTTTCATGGGTGCCTTCTTTAAACAGCCCAGGGTTATCCATTCTTGATATTGCTCCGCTTAATTTAGTTGGAAGATATATGGATGACGTTTATTCTG CTGTCCAGGAGCATCGACAACGTCACTTGGAGAATAGTTGTGCTACTCAATATGAAAAGGAGCCTCTGTTCCCTCTTCCTTGTTTTCCATCTGAGGTGGAAGCTAATAATGAAGCACTGAGAGGCAGTGCTCTACCAGCTGGCTCTACAGTACCATCATCAGTCTGTCAACCACCACCTAAGAAGACATTGGCTGCTACTCTTGTTGAGAAAACCAAAAAGCAGTCAGTTGCAGTAGTCCCTAAGGATATTACCAAGTTAGCACAGagattttttcctttgttcaaTCCAGTGTTATTTCCACATAAGCCTCCTCCTGTAGCAGTCGCAAATCGGGTTCTTTTTACCGATGCAGAGGATGA ATTACTGGCTTTGGGCATAATGGAATATAATTCAGATTGGAAAGCGATTCAGCAACGCTATCTTCCTTGCAAATCTAAGCATCAG ATTTTCGTTAGGCAAAAAAATCGCTGTTCATCAAAAGCACCAGAAAATCCCATAAAG GCAGTCCGGAGAATGAAAACCTCACCTTTGACTGCGGAAGAGCTGCAAGGTATTCAGGAG GGGCTCAAGGTTTATAAACTTGACTGGATGTCTGTCTGGAAATTTATTGTCCCGCACAGAGATCCATCTTTGCTACCCCGGCAATGGCGCATAGCCCTTGGAACTCAGAAGTCATATAAACAAGATGCAACCAAGAAAGAGAAGCGACGGCTATATGAATCAGAAAGACGAAAACGTAAAGCTGCGTTGACTAATTGGCAACATGTGTCCGACAAAGAG GACTGTCAAGCTGAATATACTGGTGGAGAGAATTGCAGTGGAGATGATGACATAGATAATGTAGATGAATCTTATGttcatgaggggtttttagctGATTGGAGGCCAGGTACTTCCAAGCTTATTTCATCTGAACGTCCTTGCTTGAACATTAGAAATAAGAACCTTCCTGGTGATATGTCAACAGAAGAGGGGACTCATGTTACAGAGCAATCAAATAACTATGTGTCTGCAGTCATTCGGCCCTTGACTGGTCATATGCAGGGATCTCCACATGCATTGAACCAATCCCAGCATCCTTACGCTACCTCTCATCATGCATCTAATGCATTGCAACCAACCCATCCTGTTCCTAATATGATATGGAATGCCTCCAAATCTCAAATATATTTACGGCCATATCGATCGCGTAAATCCAACAATCTACGCTTAGTGAAATTGGCACCAGACTTGCCCCCGGTGAATCTTCCACCATCTGTTCGTGTAATCTCGGAGTCAGCTCTGAAAACCAATCAATGTGGAGCATACACCAAGGTTTCTGCAACTGGAGATGGTGTTGTTGCTGCTGGAATAGGAAATACagtttctcctttttctcaTTCTGCTAAGGCGTTGGCcaataaaagacataaaagCAATCCAACAAGAGCAAACATCACAAGTTCTCTCTCAGAAGAATCTGGAGTTGTCAAGAACAAAAGTGTTGCGGAAGAAAGAAGTACTCATACAGATCTTCAGATGCATCCATTGCTGTTCCAGGCCCCTGAAGATGGACAAGTGCCATATTATCCATTGAATTGTGGAACTGGTGCATCCAGTTCTTTCAGTTTCTTTTCTGGAAATCAGCCCCAACTAAACCTAAGTCTCTTTTACAATCCTCAGCAAACTAACCATTCTGTTGAGAGTTTGACCAGATCTTTGAAGATGAAGGACTCTGTTTCAATATCATGTGGCATTGACTTCCACCCACTCCTGCAAAGAACTGATGATACAAATAGTGAACTGGTGACTGAATGCTCAACTGCATCTCTATCTGTTAATTTAGATGGCAAATCTGTTGCACTCTGTAATCCTTCCAATGCTGTTCAGATGAAGTCAGTGGCCCAGTGCAGCCCTTTTGCCACCAGATCTAGACCCTCTAGCCCTAATGAGAAAGCTAATGAACTAGACTTGGAGATCCATCTCAGTTCTTTATCTACAAAAGAGAATGCAGCATTAAGTGGGGATGCGGCTACACATCATAAAAACTCAGCAGTTAGTTTActaaattctcaaaattcaGCAGAAACACGAGACACTACCCATTCATCAGGCAACAAGTTTGTTTCAGGTGCCCGTGCATCAACTATACCAAGCAAAACCACTGGCAGATACATGGATGATACAAGTGATCAGTCTCATCTGGAGATTGTGATGGAACAAGAAGAGTTAAGTGACTCAGATGAAGAGTTTGAAGAACATGTGGAGTTTGAGTGTGAGGAAATGGCTGATTCTGAAGGAGAAGGTTCAGGCTGCGAGCAAGTTTCTGAGATGCAAGATAAG GAGGCCGAAGGTTCTACAACAAGAAAAACTGTGACAGatgaagattttaataatCAACAACAGGAATTAAGCGCCCGTTGTAACTCACAGGGCAATATTTGTGTTCCTGAAAAGGGAACCCCACCTTTCTTGAAACTGGGTTTGACATGTCCAAGGAAGGATGCAAGTAGTTCATGGTTGAGCTTGGATTCATCTGCATCAGGCCGTACTTCACGCTCAAAACCTAAGAATGAAGTGAGTACAATAAGCAAAGGCCCTCCTACTAAAACTTTGGCTTCATATCGTCTCAACAGACCCTTGAAGCATGCAACACCAAGCACAAGAAAAGTCACGGTGCAGGAACATGCTATAGACATGGCTGAACAACTCAGCTTGGGTCCTCTTTCTGTCCCAACATTGAGGAAACCAAGAAAACGTCGGGCTAATACAATTGCAAATACTGGTTCGAGTTTAGGAAACCCCAAAAACGATGCTAAAGACAGTGGTTAA